In the genome of Solibacillus silvestris, one region contains:
- a CDS encoding cell division protein ZapA, whose amino-acid sequence MAEQEKNRISVEIYGNTYKMVGTESSVHMRLVASLVDDKMREISAHNPSLDTAKLAVLTAVNSVHDYLLLKEQFEKLEIQLKHLKG is encoded by the coding sequence TTGGCTGAGCAAGAAAAGAATCGCATTTCCGTAGAAATATATGGCAATACATATAAAATGGTAGGAACAGAATCATCGGTCCATATGCGTCTTGTTGCTTCATTAGTGGACGACAAAATGCGGGAAATCAGTGCCCATAATCCATCTTTAGATACAGCGAAGCTAGCTGTATTAACAGCCGTTAATTCTGTGCACGACTATCTATTATTAAAAGAGCAATTTGAAAAACTAGAAATACAATTGAAACATTTGAAGGGTTGA
- a CDS encoding ribonuclease HIII (An endonuclease that specifically degrades the RNA strand of RNA-DNA hybrids), translating into MTNIVLLCSADQQQSIQHFYKDALIERKAPGVIFAVKLADTAITAYKSGKVMFQGAGAEREAARWGQASAQASKIASTKGDTLPENFASLSVLGSDETGTGDYFGPVTVAAVYVPADKIALVQELGVKDSKQLTDDYMRQIAPDLMKVCAYSILTLRNDKYNEIQARGYSQGKIKALLHNQALKHVLTKIAPETPQYILIDQFAERGIYYNHIKNEKEIVRQNVLFSTKAENLHVAVATASILARYAFLKEMDRLAKVTGYPLQKGASGKVDEMAAKIWLKHGEETLRSMTKWHFANTEKARKLLQKRR; encoded by the coding sequence ATGACAAATATCGTTTTACTATGCAGTGCTGACCAACAGCAATCTATTCAACATTTCTATAAAGACGCCCTTATTGAACGGAAGGCTCCCGGCGTAATTTTTGCGGTAAAACTTGCCGATACGGCCATTACTGCCTATAAATCAGGAAAAGTAATGTTTCAAGGGGCTGGTGCAGAACGTGAAGCCGCACGTTGGGGTCAAGCAAGTGCTCAAGCTTCTAAAATTGCATCCACTAAAGGTGATACACTCCCTGAAAATTTTGCATCCTTATCCGTTTTGGGCTCAGACGAGACTGGAACAGGCGATTACTTTGGCCCTGTAACTGTAGCGGCTGTCTATGTTCCAGCAGATAAAATAGCGCTGGTCCAAGAACTTGGCGTGAAGGATTCTAAACAATTAACTGATGATTATATGCGTCAAATCGCTCCGGACTTAATGAAGGTTTGCGCTTACAGTATATTGACGCTTCGCAATGATAAATACAATGAAATCCAGGCACGTGGTTACTCGCAGGGAAAAATAAAAGCGCTGCTGCACAATCAGGCTTTAAAACATGTATTGACAAAAATAGCACCGGAAACACCGCAATATATTTTAATCGACCAATTTGCAGAGCGTGGAATTTACTATAATCATATAAAAAATGAAAAAGAAATTGTCCGTCAAAACGTCCTGTTCTCGACAAAAGCCGAAAATCTCCATGTAGCTGTTGCTACTGCTTCGATTTTGGCACGCTATGCATTTCTTAAAGAAATGGATCGTCTGGCAAAAGTGACAGGGTACCCTCTTCAAAAAGGAGCAAGCGGTAAAGTCGATGAAATGGCCGCAAAAATCTGGTTAAAGCATGGCGAAGAGACACTACGTTCCATGACAAAATGGCATTTTGCCAACACTGAAAAAGCACGCAAACTTCTGCAAAAAAGAAGGTAA
- a CDS encoding glyoxalase, with protein MIEQLGQVMLYVEDQEQSKKFWTEKLGFTVVSDIDNGMRIITIAPKDEAQTSIVLHDKKKIEEMSPELSLSTPSLMFYAQNLEELYEDFKSKGITVGEFMKMPFGKVFNFADDEENYFAIMEK; from the coding sequence ATGATTGAACAATTAGGGCAAGTCATGTTGTATGTAGAAGACCAGGAGCAGTCAAAGAAGTTTTGGACTGAAAAATTAGGATTTACTGTAGTTTCCGACATCGATAACGGCATGCGAATTATTACGATTGCACCAAAAGATGAAGCACAGACAAGCATTGTATTGCATGATAAAAAGAAGATAGAAGAAATGTCGCCAGAATTGAGTTTGTCTACGCCTTCTCTAATGTTTTATGCCCAAAATTTAGAGGAACTGTATGAAGATTTTAAATCAAAAGGAATTACAGTCGGAGAATTCATGAAGATGCCTTTCGGGAAAGTGTTCAACTTTGCTGATGATGAGGAAAATTACTTTGCAATAATGGAAAAATAG
- a CDS encoding MFS transporter — MEQTKDVKTFQKPPYLMIAVLFVGAFVAFLNNTLLNVALPSIMTAFDIKDYSTVQWLATGYMLVSGVLVPTSAYLITKFRTRPLFILSMAIFVIGTALASFAPSFSFLLAGRMIQAAGAATMAPILMNVMLISFPVEKRGQAMGMFGLVMVLAPAIGPTLSGWIVEHYDWSVLFKMILPIAVLSLLLAVWKLEDVLPNRDAKIDILSIVLSTIGFGGLLYGFSTASSAGWSAVEVWGTITVGAIGLAWFIIRQFRLEQPLLDLRIYTYPSYALASVVSMVLSVAMFSGMILTPAYVQSVRGIEPFEAGLMMLPGAIVMGIMSPITGKLFDRFGPRILAVVGLTITTLATIGLGYLEVDSTYLFIISVYTIRMLGISMVMMPIMTNGLNALPNRLNPHGTAMNNTAQQVAGAIGTAVLVTVFNSHTKTRAAEIAADMQANASSAVQPTAEQIAQAQAQVMQQAMLDGITYSFFVAAAVTVVALILALFIKRVDITKREDFTGAVQEKK, encoded by the coding sequence ATGGAACAGACAAAAGATGTAAAAACATTTCAAAAACCCCCGTATTTAATGATTGCCGTATTATTTGTCGGGGCGTTTGTAGCATTTTTAAATAATACATTATTAAACGTAGCTTTACCGTCTATTATGACTGCTTTTGATATTAAAGACTATTCAACAGTACAATGGTTAGCGACAGGCTATATGCTTGTAAGCGGGGTATTGGTTCCTACTTCGGCGTATTTAATTACGAAGTTCAGAACAAGACCTTTATTCATTTTATCGATGGCGATTTTCGTTATTGGTACAGCATTGGCCTCATTTGCGCCTAGCTTCAGTTTTTTATTGGCAGGTCGTATGATTCAAGCTGCTGGGGCAGCAACGATGGCGCCGATTTTAATGAACGTAATGCTGATCAGCTTCCCGGTTGAAAAACGCGGGCAGGCAATGGGGATGTTCGGTTTAGTTATGGTATTGGCACCAGCAATTGGACCAACACTATCAGGGTGGATTGTGGAACATTACGACTGGAGCGTTCTGTTTAAAATGATTCTTCCAATTGCCGTTTTATCACTTTTACTGGCAGTTTGGAAACTGGAAGATGTCCTTCCAAACCGTGATGCTAAAATAGATATACTTTCTATTGTATTGTCTACAATCGGTTTTGGCGGATTATTATACGGCTTCAGTACAGCTAGTTCAGCTGGCTGGTCAGCAGTAGAAGTATGGGGAACGATTACCGTAGGGGCAATTGGCTTAGCCTGGTTTATCATTCGTCAATTCCGCTTGGAACAACCTTTACTGGATTTACGTATTTACACATATCCTTCATACGCACTCGCATCTGTCGTATCGATGGTATTATCTGTAGCGATGTTCTCAGGGATGATTTTAACGCCTGCCTATGTACAGAGTGTTCGAGGAATCGAACCATTTGAAGCAGGATTAATGATGTTGCCAGGTGCAATTGTAATGGGGATTATGTCGCCGATTACAGGGAAATTATTCGACCGATTCGGACCACGTATTTTAGCGGTTGTCGGGTTAACGATTACAACATTAGCAACAATCGGATTAGGATATTTGGAAGTTGATTCAACTTATTTATTTATTATTTCAGTTTATACAATCCGTATGTTAGGTATTTCGATGGTCATGATGCCGATTATGACAAACGGATTAAATGCATTGCCAAACCGTTTAAATCCGCATGGTACGGCGATGAACAATACAGCTCAGCAAGTAGCAGGGGCAATTGGTACAGCTGTTTTAGTAACAGTTTTCAACTCACACACAAAAACACGTGCAGCTGAAATTGCAGCGGATATGCAAGCGAATGCTTCATCTGCAGTACAGCCGACTGCTGAGCAAATTGCACAAGCCCAAGCACAGGTAATGCAACAGGCAATGCTTGACGGTATTACGTACAGTTTCTTCGTAGCAGCAGCAGTTACAGTTGTAGCTTTAATTTTAGCGCTATTTATTAAGCGTGTAGACATAACGAAACGTGAAGACTTTACGGGAGCAGTACAAGAAAAAAAATAA
- a CDS encoding transcriptional regulator: protein MNQRKRQVLDSALQLFIEKGFHETSIQDILDKALISKGTFYNYFSSKVECFKSIMEQTRYEASLLRHEMLLNQDITDENLLLEQILVLMQINKKQNLVSLFENIFQSNDKELRHLLERYRLLEIEWVSNRFTDIFGEEVRPYSLELAILYFAMVHHLTYSHRIFYSEMIDQKKILQIALRNVKAIYPIMLENGDILITQDALQLVEEKKIYQSITKNDLIEKVQGFLDQLKLDTDNRVGTQFTESILDELQRKDLRLAVIETMLKPFREAFVNTPHAGENVELANLLWYFIKNGDQN from the coding sequence ATGAATCAACGAAAAAGACAGGTGCTTGATAGTGCATTGCAGCTTTTTATCGAAAAAGGCTTTCATGAAACATCAATACAGGACATTTTAGACAAAGCGCTTATTTCAAAAGGGACATTTTATAATTATTTCTCATCTAAAGTGGAATGTTTTAAATCGATTATGGAACAGACCCGATACGAAGCAAGCTTATTACGCCATGAAATGCTGCTAAATCAAGATATAACCGATGAAAACTTATTATTGGAACAAATTCTCGTTCTTATGCAAATCAATAAAAAGCAAAACTTAGTATCCTTGTTCGAAAATATCTTTCAATCGAATGACAAGGAGCTCCGTCATTTATTGGAACGCTATCGCCTATTGGAAATTGAGTGGGTATCCAATCGTTTCACAGATATTTTTGGTGAGGAAGTCCGCCCCTATTCTCTAGAGCTTGCCATTTTATATTTTGCGATGGTTCACCATTTAACTTATTCCCACCGTATCTTCTACAGTGAAATGATCGACCAGAAGAAAATTTTGCAAATTGCATTACGTAACGTTAAAGCAATTTATCCTATTATGTTGGAAAATGGCGACATCCTCATTACACAGGATGCCCTTCAACTAGTCGAAGAGAAAAAAATTTACCAGTCGATTACAAAGAACGATTTAATCGAAAAGGTTCAAGGATTCCTTGACCAGTTAAAACTCGATACCGACAATAGGGTGGGGACTCAATTCACTGAAAGTATTCTGGATGAACTGCAGCGTAAAGATTTACGTCTTGCTGTTATCGAAACTATGCTTAAGCCTTTCCGTGAAGCTTTTGTAAACACACCGCATGCCGGTGAAAATGTCGAGCTTGCAAATTTATTATGGTACTTCATTAAAAACGGGGACCAGAACTAA
- a CDS encoding RNA helicase has protein sequence MTTNFNEFPLSPELQNALKDLDYSTPTEVQQKVLPHALKEQDLIVKAQTGSGKTAAFAIPICENIEWIENKPQALVLTPTRELAVQVKEEFTNIGRYKRIKATALYGKQPFRYQQDELKQKTHIAVGTPGRVLDHIEKGTLKLDKIRYVVLDEADEMLNMGFIEQVEAILAHVEHREVMMLFSATVPESIKKLASNYLNDPVDIEVQSEEAAPKIEHAVIEVQDEEKTAAVEKIAVVENPDTCIIFCRTKDRVDALHDYLYDREYSVDKLHGGMDQSTRLLVMNDYKRGDFRYLVATDVAARGIDIENISLVINYDLPMEKEAYVHRTGRTGRAGKEGKAVTFVTPFEHDFLAGIEELIGFTIPKVDLPTHEEVEAKAEAFDKKMQSRPQKKKQKNAKVDANITKLYFNGGKKKKLRAVDFVGTIAKIPGMTAADIGIITILDTSTFVEILNGKGNLVLKAMKTTPIKGKQLKVHISTSNN, from the coding sequence ATGACAACTAATTTTAACGAATTTCCATTATCACCAGAATTGCAAAATGCACTTAAAGATTTAGATTACAGTACCCCAACTGAAGTTCAGCAAAAAGTATTGCCCCACGCATTAAAAGAACAGGATTTAATTGTGAAAGCACAAACAGGAAGCGGAAAAACTGCAGCATTCGCAATTCCCATTTGTGAAAACATTGAATGGATCGAAAACAAGCCACAAGCGCTCGTATTGACCCCGACACGTGAATTGGCTGTTCAAGTAAAAGAGGAGTTTACCAATATTGGGCGTTATAAACGTATTAAAGCTACTGCACTTTACGGAAAGCAGCCGTTCCGTTATCAACAGGACGAATTAAAGCAAAAAACACATATTGCAGTTGGTACGCCAGGACGTGTGCTGGACCATATCGAAAAGGGAACATTGAAGCTCGATAAAATTCGCTATGTTGTTCTTGATGAAGCAGACGAAATGCTCAACATGGGCTTTATCGAGCAAGTTGAAGCGATATTGGCACATGTAGAACATCGTGAAGTAATGATGCTGTTTTCTGCGACAGTACCAGAATCGATAAAAAAACTGGCTTCCAATTACTTAAATGATCCGGTTGATATCGAAGTACAATCTGAAGAGGCCGCGCCAAAAATTGAACATGCCGTTATTGAAGTGCAGGATGAGGAAAAAACAGCTGCTGTCGAAAAAATTGCAGTTGTGGAAAATCCGGATACGTGCATTATTTTCTGTCGTACAAAAGATCGGGTCGATGCATTGCATGATTATTTGTATGACCGAGAGTACAGTGTCGATAAGCTGCACGGCGGCATGGACCAGTCAACACGCTTACTTGTCATGAACGACTACAAGCGCGGAGATTTCCGTTATTTAGTGGCAACAGATGTTGCGGCACGCGGCATTGATATCGAGAATATTTCGTTAGTGATTAACTATGATTTACCGATGGAAAAAGAAGCGTATGTACATCGTACCGGTCGAACAGGACGTGCCGGCAAGGAAGGAAAAGCTGTTACGTTTGTAACACCATTTGAACATGATTTTCTTGCGGGGATTGAAGAACTGATCGGCTTTACGATTCCGAAGGTGGATTTGCCGACACACGAGGAAGTTGAGGCAAAGGCGGAAGCGTTTGACAAAAAGATGCAGAGCCGACCACAAAAGAAAAAACAAAAGAATGCCAAAGTTGATGCAAACATTACGAAGCTTTATTTTAATGGCGGTAAGAAGAAAAAGCTGCGTGCTGTTGATTTTGTCGGAACAATTGCAAAGATTCCGGGGATGACCGCCGCTGATATCGGCATTATTACGATACTGGATACATCTACATTCGTAGAAATTCTAAATGGAAAAGGAAATCTCGTGTTAAAAGCGATGAAAACAACGCCTATTAAGGGCAAGCAATTAAAAGTGCACATCTCGACGAGCAATAACTAA
- a CDS encoding LysR family transcriptional regulator, whose protein sequence is MIIKLEAYRIFNEVSRSKSFSKAANALYMTQPAVSQSISKLEKELDTILFNRTPKGVTLTEEGELLHEYVNSALGILDAGEEKMAEFKNLRTGVLRIGVGDTISRYFLLPYLESFHIRYPGIKLKVLNGTTNEILAFIKSGEADLGICNLPIQDPQLQVSPCKEIHDIFVCGQKYKNLSKKPIRLDMLMKLPLIFLERKANSRNYVENYLKEQGYTISPEFELGSHDLVLEFAKINLGVASVTKEFATDYLDKGLLYEIELQQPIPKRSLGIVHLKNVSLSKATRKFIAIVDPGIIH, encoded by the coding sequence ATGATAATAAAGTTAGAAGCATATCGCATATTCAATGAAGTAAGTCGCAGTAAAAGTTTTTCAAAGGCAGCGAATGCTTTATACATGACACAGCCGGCCGTTAGCCAGTCTATTTCTAAGCTTGAAAAAGAACTTGATACTATTTTATTTAATAGAACACCAAAAGGGGTAACCTTAACAGAAGAAGGTGAATTGTTACACGAATACGTTAATTCTGCTCTTGGTATTTTAGACGCGGGTGAAGAAAAAATGGCCGAATTTAAAAATCTGCGTACAGGCGTTTTACGTATAGGTGTAGGGGATACGATTTCAAGATACTTTTTACTGCCTTATTTAGAGTCATTTCATATTAGGTATCCTGGCATTAAACTAAAGGTTTTAAACGGTACAACGAATGAAATATTGGCTTTTATCAAATCAGGGGAAGCAGACTTGGGCATATGCAACTTACCGATTCAAGATCCCCAGCTTCAAGTTAGCCCCTGTAAGGAAATTCATGATATATTTGTGTGCGGACAAAAATATAAAAACTTATCAAAAAAGCCAATTCGCCTCGATATGCTCATGAAGCTGCCATTAATTTTTTTGGAGAGAAAGGCAAACTCTCGTAATTATGTGGAAAACTATCTAAAAGAACAAGGCTATACGATTTCACCTGAATTCGAATTAGGCTCACATGATTTAGTATTGGAATTTGCAAAAATCAATTTAGGTGTCGCAAGTGTAACAAAGGAGTTTGCGACCGATTACTTGGATAAAGGGCTTTTATATGAGATTGAGCTCCAACAGCCAATTCCTAAGCGCAGTTTAGGAATTGTCCATTTAAAAAATGTTTCACTCTCGAAGGCAACAAGGAAATTTATCGCTATTGTTGATCCGGGAATCATTCATTAA
- a CDS encoding F420-0--gamma-glutamyl ligase: MERVVGTVVRGLRGPIINEGDDIVQIVVDTALNAAKTEGYEIENRDIVTVTESVVARAQGNYAKISDIASDVKAKFGDDTVGVIFPILSRNRFSNILKGIAAGTKKIVLMLSYPSDEVGNHLVSLDELDEKGINPWTDVLTEAEFRGHFGFNKHTFTGVDYIEYYKELIVEQGAEVEVIFSNNAKTILDYTKSILTCDIHSRFRTKRILNAAGAEKVFGLDDILAESVNGSGCNSKYGLLGSNKSTEDGIKLFPDNCQPIVDDIQAKILAATGKLVEVMIYGDGAFKDPVGQIWELADPVVSPAYTPGLDGTPNEIKLKYLADNDFANLQGEELKEAIKDYINNKEEDLTGNMAAQGTTPRKLTDLIGSLSDLTSGSGDKGTPMIYIQGYFDNYTK; encoded by the coding sequence TTGGAACGTGTAGTAGGAACGGTTGTACGAGGTCTTCGTGGCCCAATTATTAATGAAGGTGACGATATTGTTCAAATCGTTGTTGATACAGCGTTAAATGCTGCAAAGACAGAAGGCTATGAAATTGAAAATCGTGATATTGTGACTGTAACAGAATCTGTTGTTGCACGTGCACAAGGAAACTACGCTAAAATTTCAGATATCGCATCAGATGTAAAAGCCAAATTCGGAGATGATACAGTAGGTGTAATTTTCCCGATTCTTTCGCGTAACCGCTTCTCTAACATTTTAAAAGGAATTGCAGCAGGTACGAAGAAAATCGTTCTTATGTTAAGCTACCCATCAGATGAGGTGGGCAACCATTTAGTATCATTGGATGAGCTAGATGAAAAAGGCATCAATCCATGGACAGATGTACTGACAGAAGCTGAATTCCGTGGTCATTTCGGTTTTAACAAACATACATTTACAGGTGTGGACTACATCGAATATTATAAAGAATTAATCGTTGAACAAGGCGCGGAAGTAGAAGTTATCTTCTCGAACAATGCAAAAACGATTTTAGATTATACGAAAAGCATTTTAACTTGCGATATTCACTCGCGCTTCCGTACAAAACGTATTCTAAATGCTGCTGGTGCAGAAAAAGTTTTTGGTCTTGACGACATTTTAGCTGAATCTGTAAACGGATCTGGCTGTAACTCTAAATATGGATTACTTGGATCAAACAAATCGACAGAAGATGGTATTAAATTATTCCCGGATAACTGTCAACCGATTGTTGATGACATTCAAGCAAAAATATTGGCTGCTACTGGGAAACTTGTAGAAGTAATGATTTACGGTGATGGTGCATTTAAAGATCCAGTAGGCCAAATTTGGGAACTTGCAGATCCTGTTGTCTCACCTGCTTACACACCAGGTCTTGACGGTACTCCAAACGAGATCAAGTTGAAATATTTAGCGGATAACGATTTCGCTAACTTGCAGGGTGAAGAGCTGAAAGAAGCAATCAAAGACTATATTAACAACAAAGAAGAAGATTTAACTGGCAATATGGCCGCACAAGGTACGACACCTCGTAAGCTGACAGATTTAATCGGTTCATTATCTGACTTAACTTCAGGTTCAGGCGATAAAGGAACACCAATGATCTACATCCAAGGTTATTTCGATAACTATACGAAGTAA
- a CDS encoding glycine/betaine ABC transporter yields the protein MKKLKWMPAATAMSAALLLAACGDDTTEKKETSSKEDLGSIELAYVEWDSEVASTYVVAEVLESVGYNVDITPLDNAIMWEAVSKGEADAMVSGWLPATHASQYEKYGADVEDLGPNLQGAKIGLVVPSYMEATSIADLSTEAASTITGIEAGAGVVAAAERALETYPNLESWSLQPSSSGAMTVALEQAIKNEEDIVVTGWSPHWKFANYDLKYLEDPEGVFGGEESIHTFVRQNLEKESPDAFKILDAFEWTTEDIEEVMLNIYSGTKPEEAAQQWIEENQDVVNKWTEGIEK from the coding sequence ATGAAAAAATTAAAATGGATGCCTGCAGCAACAGCAATGAGTGCAGCGCTATTATTAGCTGCGTGTGGAGATGACACAACAGAGAAAAAAGAAACGTCATCTAAAGAAGATCTAGGTTCAATCGAATTAGCCTATGTAGAATGGGATTCTGAAGTTGCATCTACGTATGTAGTGGCAGAAGTACTGGAAAGTGTCGGCTATAACGTTGATATTACACCATTGGACAATGCCATCATGTGGGAAGCTGTATCAAAAGGTGAAGCAGATGCGATGGTATCTGGCTGGTTACCTGCTACACATGCTTCACAGTATGAAAAATACGGAGCAGACGTAGAAGATTTAGGACCAAACTTGCAAGGTGCCAAAATTGGTTTAGTTGTACCAAGCTATATGGAAGCAACATCAATTGCTGATTTATCGACTGAAGCGGCATCGACAATTACAGGAATTGAAGCAGGTGCAGGTGTAGTTGCAGCTGCTGAAAGAGCACTTGAAACGTATCCAAACTTGGAATCATGGTCATTACAACCATCATCATCGGGTGCGATGACAGTTGCTTTAGAACAAGCGATTAAAAATGAGGAAGATATCGTTGTGACAGGCTGGAGCCCACACTGGAAATTTGCCAATTATGATTTGAAATATTTGGAAGATCCTGAAGGCGTATTCGGCGGAGAAGAAAGCATTCACACATTTGTGCGTCAAAACTTAGAAAAAGAGTCACCTGATGCTTTCAAGATTTTAGATGCCTTTGAATGGACAACAGAAGATATCGAAGAAGTTATGCTGAACATTTACTCAGGAACAAAACCTGAAGAAGCAGCACAACAATGGATTGAAGAAAATCAAGATGTTGTGAACAAGTGGACAGAGGGCATTGAAAAGTAA
- a CDS encoding glycine/betaine ABC transporter has translation MSKLLNLATPLPVAENVEKLMDIVTDTFSAQFRFIQNNGEDLMDFVTSTLTAIPPYVFILIIAVLAFFATGKKFGLAIFSIIGLLFILNQGLWEQLMNTFTLVLFSSLIAIVIGIPLGILMSKSKVVEEILKPILDFMQTMPGFVYLIPAVAFFGIGVVPGVFASVIFALPPTVRFTNLGIRQVPTHLIEAADSYGSTFTQKLVKVELPLSKSTIMAGINQTVLLSLSMVVIASMIGAPGLGREVLSALQRAQIGNGFVAGISLVIFAIIVDRLTQSLNKQKSNGGK, from the coding sequence ATGAGTAAACTATTAAATTTAGCGACGCCATTACCAGTGGCGGAAAATGTGGAAAAGCTGATGGATATTGTAACAGATACGTTTTCAGCGCAATTCCGTTTTATTCAAAATAACGGTGAAGATTTGATGGATTTTGTAACATCCACATTAACTGCTATTCCACCATACGTATTTATTTTAATCATTGCCGTGTTAGCGTTTTTCGCAACAGGCAAAAAATTCGGCTTAGCCATCTTTTCAATCATTGGTTTACTATTCATTTTAAACCAAGGTTTATGGGAACAGCTTATGAATACATTTACACTCGTGTTGTTTTCAAGTTTAATCGCGATTGTAATTGGTATACCACTTGGCATCCTCATGTCGAAATCAAAAGTAGTAGAAGAAATTTTGAAACCAATTTTAGACTTTATGCAAACAATGCCAGGGTTCGTATATTTAATCCCAGCCGTTGCATTTTTCGGGATTGGTGTCGTACCTGGTGTATTTGCTTCAGTTATCTTCGCATTACCACCAACTGTACGTTTTACAAATCTCGGTATCCGTCAAGTTCCGACTCATTTAATCGAAGCGGCGGATTCTTATGGTAGTACTTTCACTCAAAAATTAGTAAAAGTAGAATTGCCACTTTCAAAATCTACAATTATGGCCGGTATTAACCAAACGGTACTTTTATCATTATCGATGGTCGTTATTGCATCAATGATCGGTGCGCCAGGTTTAGGTCGTGAAGTATTATCGGCTCTACAACGAGCACAAATCGGTAATGGATTTGTTGCGGGGATAAGTCTAGTAATCTTCGCTATTATTGTAGACCGTTTAACACAAAGTTTAAATAAACAAAAATCAAATGGGGGAAAGTAA
- a CDS encoding glycine betaine/L-proline ABC transporter ATP-binding protein, translating to MGKIKIDRVTKVFGKNTSQALKLVKQEKSKEQILKETNATVGVYEASLTIEEGEIFVIMGLSGSGKSTLIRLLNRLIQPTSGDIYIDDQNITKLNKKSLQVVRREKMSMVFQNFALFPQRTILQNAEYGLEIRGVPKEERRLKAEKALQNAGLLSYKDQYPDQLSGGMQQRVGLARALANDTEIILMDEAFSALDPLIRKEMQDELLELQANLQKTIVFITHDLNEALRIGDRIAIMKDGKIMQVGTGEEILTNPANEYVRSFLEDVDRSKVLTAENAMIRPMTIQIDHEGPKVALQRMREDKVSVLLAVDKARKYLGYITANDALELAQSGEKSLQSILRNDMPIVEPSTVIQDILSVISDSPTPLAVVEEGKLRGVLIRGVVLESLASEKNGGVDNE from the coding sequence ATGGGGAAAATTAAAATTGACCGAGTCACTAAAGTATTTGGAAAAAATACATCACAGGCATTGAAGCTCGTGAAGCAAGAAAAATCCAAAGAACAGATTTTAAAAGAAACAAATGCTACTGTCGGTGTATATGAAGCAAGTTTGACAATTGAAGAAGGTGAGATTTTCGTAATTATGGGGCTTTCAGGAAGTGGGAAGTCTACATTGATCCGTTTACTCAATCGTCTCATTCAACCAACGAGTGGTGATATTTATATAGATGATCAAAATATTACAAAGCTCAATAAAAAGAGCCTGCAAGTTGTTCGCAGAGAAAAAATGAGCATGGTATTTCAAAACTTCGCATTATTCCCGCAACGTACCATTTTACAAAATGCAGAGTATGGCCTGGAAATCAGAGGCGTTCCGAAAGAGGAAAGACGATTAAAAGCAGAAAAGGCTTTACAGAATGCAGGGTTACTCTCCTATAAAGACCAGTATCCAGATCAATTATCAGGCGGTATGCAGCAGCGTGTAGGGCTTGCACGTGCTTTGGCAAATGATACAGAAATCATATTAATGGATGAAGCTTTTTCTGCTCTTGATCCGCTCATTCGTAAAGAAATGCAAGATGAGCTATTGGAGTTACAAGCTAATTTACAGAAAACAATTGTCTTTATTACACATGATTTAAATGAAGCGCTTCGTATTGGTGATCGTATTGCTATTATGAAGGATGGAAAAATCATGCAGGTAGGAACAGGGGAAGAAATTTTGACAAACCCTGCAAATGAATATGTCCGCTCATTCCTGGAAGATGTGGACCGTTCAAAAGTATTGACAGCGGAAAATGCGATGATTCGTCCAATGACAATCCAAATTGATCATGAAGGGCCAAAAGTTGCGTTGCAGCGTATGAGAGAAGATAAAGTAAGTGTCTTGCTCGCAGTAGATAAAGCCCGAAAATATTTAGGCTATATTACTGCAAATGATGCACTGGAGCTAGCGCAATCCGGTGAAAAATCACTGCAATCAATTTTACGTAACGATATGCCGATTGTTGAACCATCTACAGTCATACAGGATATTTTATCGGTTATTTCCGATTCTCCGACACCATTAGCTGTTGTAGAAGAAGGGAAACTGCGCGGAGTACTAATTCGTGGAGTTGTTTTAGAGTCGTTAGCCTCTGAAAAAAACGGAGGTGTAGACAATGAGTAA